One Chiloscyllium punctatum isolate Juve2018m chromosome 33, sChiPun1.3, whole genome shotgun sequence DNA segment encodes these proteins:
- the LOC140458521 gene encoding hydroxylysine kinase-like isoform X1 — translation MSSSEKPAVIKPSLTEAQAVELVERLYGLKVSSVQPMPGYDDQNFHILVSENQVTRDHSQSYTLKVMNAGESEDADLIEAQTRAMMFLSAKGFPSPIPIPTIDGKIMSLETIDCGVQSKAHMIRLLTYLPGLPLSEMPIGPQILYKVGQTLARMNEVLAEFQHPLRKSLKRPDFLWKLSNIHLLNKYLYAVGEGRDRQIIEQIIQQFQEEIIPNLCKFRQSLNHGDFSHTNILVQPVHPSANHSNPTELQQDLDVSGLLDFSDMNYGYYVFDVAISIMYLMLGSNDPIGAGRHVLSGFESVIPLLPEEQDAIFLLVLCRFCQSLVMGRYNALLYPENAEYLLSTGRAGWKCLHQLWSLGKEAVGKIWFEAGKFQST, via the exons ATGTCTTCCTCAGAGAAACCTGCTGTCATCAAACCCTCGCTGACTGAGGCCCAGGCTGTCGAGTTGGTCGAGCGGTTGTACGGTCTGAAGGTCTCCAGTGTCCAACCAATGCCCGGTTACGATGACCAGAACTTCCACATCCTGGTGTCTGAGAACCAGGTGACCAGAGATCACAGTCAGAGCTACACCCTCAAGGTGATGAATGCTGGTGAAAGTGAAGATGCTGATTTAATTGAAGCACAAACACGAGCCATGATGTTTTTGAGTGCAAAAGGATTTCCTTCACCCATACCAATCCCAACCATTGATGGCAAGATTATGTCGTTGGAGACGATTG ACTGTGGAGTACAATCGAAGGCCCACATGATCCGGTTATTGACCTATCTCCCTGGACTTCCATTGTCTGAAATGCCTATAGGGCCTCAGATCTTGTACAAAGTTGGTCAAACCCTCGCACGAATGAATGAGGTGCTTGCA GAATTCCAGCATCCTCTCCGGAAGAGTCTGAAGCGGCCGGATTTCCTCTGGAAACTCTCAAACATTCACTTGCTGAACAAGTATCTTTATGCAGTGGGAGAGGGTAGGGATCGCCAAATTATAGAGCAAATTATTCAGCAATTCCAGGAAGAGATCATTCCAAATCTCTGCAAGTTTCGTCAAA GCTTGAATCACGGAGACTTCAGTCACACCAACATTCTAGTCCAGCCTGTTCACCCCTCAGCTAACCACTCCAACCCAACTGAGCTGCAGCAGGATCTGGACGTCTCTGGGTTACTGGACTTCAGTGACATGAATTATGGTTATTATGTCTTTGATGTGGCCATATCCATAATGTATCTGATGTTGGGGAGTAACGATCCCATTGGTGCAGGGCGCCATGTCCTCTCGGGCTTTGAGAGTGTGATCCCATTACTCCCTGAGGAGCAAGACGCCATTTTTCTGCTGGTTCTTTGCAGGTTTTGTCAGTCACTGGTTATGGGGAGATACAATGCTCTGCTTTACCCTGAAAATGCAGAGTACCTTCTGAGCACTGGGAGAGCTGGCTGGAAGTGTCTTCACCAACTGTGGTCGCTGGGGAAAGAGGCAGTGGGAAAGATTTGGTTTGAGGCAGGCAAGTTCCAAAGCACTTGA
- the LOC140458521 gene encoding hydroxylysine kinase-like isoform X2, translating into MSSSEKPAVIKPSLTEAQAVELVERLYGLKVSSVQPMPGYDDQNFHILVSENQVTRDHSQSYTLKVMNAGESEDADLIEAQTRAMMFLSAKGFPSPIPIPTIDGKIMSLETIDCGVQSKAHMIRLLTYLPGLPLSEMPIGPQILYKVGQTLARMNEEFQHPLRKSLKRPDFLWKLSNIHLLNKYLYAVGEGRDRQIIEQIIQQFQEEIIPNLCKFRQSLNHGDFSHTNILVQPVHPSANHSNPTELQQDLDVSGLLDFSDMNYGYYVFDVAISIMYLMLGSNDPIGAGRHVLSGFESVIPLLPEEQDAIFLLVLCRFCQSLVMGRYNALLYPENAEYLLSTGRAGWKCLHQLWSLGKEAVGKIWFEAGKFQST; encoded by the exons ATGTCTTCCTCAGAGAAACCTGCTGTCATCAAACCCTCGCTGACTGAGGCCCAGGCTGTCGAGTTGGTCGAGCGGTTGTACGGTCTGAAGGTCTCCAGTGTCCAACCAATGCCCGGTTACGATGACCAGAACTTCCACATCCTGGTGTCTGAGAACCAGGTGACCAGAGATCACAGTCAGAGCTACACCCTCAAGGTGATGAATGCTGGTGAAAGTGAAGATGCTGATTTAATTGAAGCACAAACACGAGCCATGATGTTTTTGAGTGCAAAAGGATTTCCTTCACCCATACCAATCCCAACCATTGATGGCAAGATTATGTCGTTGGAGACGATTG ACTGTGGAGTACAATCGAAGGCCCACATGATCCGGTTATTGACCTATCTCCCTGGACTTCCATTGTCTGAAATGCCTATAGGGCCTCAGATCTTGTACAAAGTTGGTCAAACCCTCGCACGAATGAATGAG GAATTCCAGCATCCTCTCCGGAAGAGTCTGAAGCGGCCGGATTTCCTCTGGAAACTCTCAAACATTCACTTGCTGAACAAGTATCTTTATGCAGTGGGAGAGGGTAGGGATCGCCAAATTATAGAGCAAATTATTCAGCAATTCCAGGAAGAGATCATTCCAAATCTCTGCAAGTTTCGTCAAA GCTTGAATCACGGAGACTTCAGTCACACCAACATTCTAGTCCAGCCTGTTCACCCCTCAGCTAACCACTCCAACCCAACTGAGCTGCAGCAGGATCTGGACGTCTCTGGGTTACTGGACTTCAGTGACATGAATTATGGTTATTATGTCTTTGATGTGGCCATATCCATAATGTATCTGATGTTGGGGAGTAACGATCCCATTGGTGCAGGGCGCCATGTCCTCTCGGGCTTTGAGAGTGTGATCCCATTACTCCCTGAGGAGCAAGACGCCATTTTTCTGCTGGTTCTTTGCAGGTTTTGTCAGTCACTGGTTATGGGGAGATACAATGCTCTGCTTTACCCTGAAAATGCAGAGTACCTTCTGAGCACTGGGAGAGCTGGCTGGAAGTGTCTTCACCAACTGTGGTCGCTGGGGAAAGAGGCAGTGGGAAAGATTTGGTTTGAGGCAGGCAAGTTCCAAAGCACTTGA